One genomic segment of Vibrio mimicus includes these proteins:
- a CDS encoding MFS transporter encodes MEIHSSAPNRIAVPVIALTLYAIAAGYLMSLVPLMLPHYQLESDLASWLASVFYAGLLAGALVAEPFVNRLGHRKAFVWCLSLLQLSIVVMPLLPYASIWLLARLVAGIAVAGIFVVVESWLLHGDEQGRAKRLGIYMVSLYGGTALGQMAIGQLGVAGAVPFIAITTLLLIASMVLMYVDSDQPSTQQASSLSLRQIFKLSKAAMIGCLVSGLTLGAIYGLMPVELANRGISHTDLGNLMALVILGGMAVQPLVPWLSKFLGRTLQMALFCLLGTAAITLTVFDDSLLVLGVSLFILGMATFALYPIAINLGCDKLDASYIVSATQVMLLSYSVGSVVGPVLADWFMQDRHGLMAYLFAILLATCLYMLIKSVKTKRQWVAGE; translated from the coding sequence GTGGAAATCCATTCTTCTGCACCAAACCGCATTGCGGTGCCTGTTATTGCGTTAACTCTGTATGCGATTGCCGCAGGCTACTTAATGAGCCTAGTGCCCTTAATGCTGCCGCATTACCAACTCGAATCTGATTTGGCCAGTTGGCTAGCAAGCGTTTTTTATGCCGGATTATTAGCGGGCGCGCTGGTTGCAGAGCCTTTCGTTAATCGTTTAGGCCACCGTAAAGCCTTTGTATGGTGCTTGAGCTTACTGCAACTGTCGATTGTGGTTATGCCGCTATTGCCCTACGCCAGTATTTGGCTCTTGGCGCGCTTGGTCGCAGGTATCGCCGTGGCCGGCATTTTTGTGGTGGTGGAATCTTGGTTACTGCATGGCGATGAACAAGGTCGCGCTAAGCGTCTTGGCATTTACATGGTGTCACTCTATGGCGGTACCGCACTCGGACAAATGGCAATTGGCCAACTGGGTGTGGCAGGTGCCGTGCCTTTTATTGCGATCACCACACTACTTTTGATTGCTTCCATGGTGCTGATGTACGTCGATTCGGATCAGCCTTCCACACAACAAGCTAGCTCACTTTCGTTGCGTCAGATTTTCAAGCTCAGTAAAGCGGCGATGATCGGCTGCCTAGTTTCGGGCCTGACATTAGGAGCAATTTACGGTTTGATGCCGGTGGAACTTGCCAACCGTGGCATTAGCCACACCGATCTGGGTAACTTAATGGCGCTGGTGATTTTGGGCGGCATGGCGGTTCAACCTCTGGTGCCTTGGCTGTCTAAATTTTTAGGTCGTACTCTGCAGATGGCACTGTTCTGCTTACTTGGCACGGCAGCCATCACGCTGACCGTGTTTGATGATTCGCTGCTCGTACTGGGCGTTAGCCTGTTTATTTTAGGCATGGCGACCTTCGCCCTCTACCCAATCGCGATTAATTTAGGCTGCGACAAATTGGATGCGAGCTACATTGTTTCCGCAACCCAAGTGATGTTACTCAGCTACAGCGTAGGCTCGGTGGTAGGTCCGGTATTGGCCGATTGGTTTATGCAAGATCGCCACGGCTTGATGGCTTACTTGTTTGCCATCCTACTCGCGACTTGTTTGTATATGCTGATCAAAAGCGTCAAAACCAAACGCCAATGGGTGGCGGGCGAGTAA
- the trxC gene encoding thioredoxin TrxC, which yields MPTFNTRCPSCHSLNRVPEERITESPNCGKCQSALLDGAPIEGTEANFSALLQSDKPVVVDFWAPWCNPCVGFAPIFSDVAAERKGQIRCVKIDTEAQQNLAAHFQIRSIPTIMVFKNGQRIDMINGALPKSQFDQWLNQALTK from the coding sequence ATGCCAACATTCAATACCCGCTGCCCATCTTGCCACAGCCTTAACCGTGTGCCAGAAGAGCGGATTACCGAAAGCCCAAATTGTGGCAAATGCCAAAGTGCACTACTCGATGGCGCGCCAATTGAAGGTACCGAAGCCAATTTTTCCGCGCTGCTGCAAAGCGACAAACCTGTCGTCGTCGATTTTTGGGCTCCGTGGTGTAACCCTTGTGTCGGCTTCGCACCGATTTTTAGTGATGTTGCCGCCGAGCGAAAAGGCCAGATCCGCTGCGTGAAAATTGATACTGAAGCGCAGCAAAATCTTGCTGCACATTTTCAAATTCGCAGTATTCCCACCATTATGGTGTTCAAAAATGGCCAACGCATCGACATGATCAATGGTGCACTGCCAAAATCTCAATTTGACCAATGGTTAAACCAAGCGCTGACTAAATAA